A window from Ignavibacteriota bacterium encodes these proteins:
- the ggt gene encoding gamma-glutamyltransferase, with translation MKNKLITKSISYIVIIITFFQIELHSQIARPVKAKNGMVVSASSYASEVGLKILKKGGNAIDASVAVGFALAVTYPYAGNIGGGGFMVLHLKDGKNTSIDFREKAPKSAHKNMYLDVAGNFKPELSQEGITSVGVPGSVAGLIYALENYGTLSLEEVIQPAIDLAKNGFTLDESDANSFKYHLDEFKKYPSSYKIFSKNGEPYLEGELFTQIDLANTLEKIKQNGVDGFYSGEVADLFIDQVRKMNGYITYEDLKNYKPIERIPIEGSYRDHKIISMGPPSSGGIAIVELLNILENFSFQKDEWNSSSYINKLVETMKYVYADRTYQLGDEDFYPVPKEKLTSKEYAKSIFEKLKTFAVPSENITTQIPTEINESTETTHYSVYDKDGNAVSVTTTINSGFGSKIIVDGAGFLLNNEMDDFSSKPGEPNQFGLLGGKANSIEPEKRMLSAMSPTIVLKNNKPFLITGSPGGSTIITTVLQVILNVIDFGMNIQEAVNAPRIHHQWMPDIIYLEEFAISQDVKLNLENMGYKFSDRNNTFRVLGSAQSILIDGEKIYGAADPRRGGLAIGY, from the coding sequence GTGAAAAATAAATTGATTACCAAATCGATAAGTTATATTGTAATAATAATTACATTTTTTCAAATTGAATTACATTCCCAAATTGCCCGTCCGGTAAAAGCTAAAAACGGAATGGTTGTTTCTGCAAGTTCTTATGCTTCCGAAGTTGGCTTAAAAATTTTGAAAAAAGGCGGAAACGCAATTGATGCTTCTGTAGCTGTTGGATTTGCGCTTGCAGTAACTTATCCCTATGCCGGAAATATTGGCGGCGGCGGTTTTATGGTTTTACATCTAAAAGATGGAAAAAACACCTCGATAGATTTTAGAGAAAAAGCTCCAAAATCCGCACATAAAAATATGTATTTGGATGTAGCAGGAAATTTCAAGCCGGAATTAAGTCAAGAAGGAATAACTTCCGTCGGCGTTCCCGGAAGTGTTGCCGGGTTAATTTATGCTTTAGAAAATTATGGAACTTTAAGTTTGGAAGAAGTAATTCAACCCGCAATTGATTTAGCAAAAAACGGATTTACTTTAGATGAATCCGATGCAAATTCCTTTAAATATCATTTGGATGAATTTAAAAAATATCCATCATCGTATAAAATATTTTCTAAAAACGGTGAACCATATTTGGAAGGTGAACTTTTTACCCAAATAGATTTAGCAAATACTTTAGAAAAAATTAAGCAAAATGGTGTGGATGGATTTTATTCCGGAGAAGTTGCGGATTTATTTATTGATCAAGTTAGAAAAATGAATGGATATATTACTTATGAAGATCTTAAAAATTATAAACCGATTGAAAGAATTCCAATTGAAGGAAGTTACAGAGATCATAAAATAATTTCAATGGGACCGCCAAGTTCAGGCGGAATTGCAATTGTTGAACTTCTAAATATTTTGGAAAATTTTTCGTTTCAAAAAGATGAATGGAACAGCAGTTCTTACATAAATAAACTTGTTGAAACTATGAAGTATGTTTATGCAGATAGAACTTACCAACTTGGCGATGAAGATTTTTATCCGGTGCCGAAAGAGAAATTAACTTCCAAAGAATATGCAAAAAGTATTTTTGAAAAATTAAAAACTTTTGCAGTTCCATCGGAAAATATTACTACGCAAATTCCTACTGAAATTAATGAAAGTACAGAAACAACACATTATTCTGTTTATGATAAAGATGGAAATGCGGTGAGTGTAACTACAACAATCAATTCCGGATTTGGCTCAAAAATTATTGTTGATGGTGCGGGATTTTTACTAAATAATGAAATGGATGATTTTAGTTCTAAACCCGGAGAACCAAATCAGTTCGGACTTTTAGGCGGAAAGGCAAATTCTATTGAGCCGGAAAAAAGAATGCTGAGTGCGATGAGTCCTACAATTGTTTTAAAAAATAACAAACCTTTTTTAATTACCGGTTCACCTGGTGGATCAACAATAATTACCACAGTTTTACAAGTAATTTTAAATGTTATTGATTTTGGAATGAATATTCAAGAAGCGGTAAATGCGCCAAGAATTCATCATCAATGGATGCCGGATATAATTTATCTAGAAGAATTTGCGATTAGCCAAGATGTAAAATTGAATTTAGAAAATATGGGTTACAAATTTAGCGATAGAAATAATACTTTTAGAGTTCTTGGTTCAGCTCAATCTATTTTAATAGATGGAGAAAAAATTTACGGAGCCGCTGATCCTCGACGAGGTGGTTTAGCAATCGGATATTAA
- a CDS encoding pentapeptide repeat-containing protein, giving the protein MVMNFEDKIFDKKDYTKKPPIKGEYENCSFINCKFSNSDISEITFINCEFKNCDLSGVKIGNTAFREVTFYECKMLGINFENTNQLLLSVNFKNCQLNLSSFFKLKMKSTNFTNCNLQEVDFTEADFTNSKFCNCDFNNAVFSRTTLDKCDFSTSFNFIIDAENNRIKKAKFSMNNILGLLKKYEIIID; this is encoded by the coding sequence ATGGTTATGAATTTTGAAGATAAAATTTTTGATAAAAAAGATTATACTAAAAAGCCACCCATCAAAGGTGAGTATGAAAATTGTTCGTTTATAAATTGCAAGTTTTCAAATTCCGATATTTCAGAAATAACATTTATTAATTGCGAATTTAAAAATTGTGATTTAAGCGGCGTTAAAATCGGTAATACTGCTTTTAGAGAAGTAACTTTTTACGAATGCAAAATGTTGGGAATAAATTTTGAAAACACTAATCAACTTTTACTTTCTGTGAATTTCAAAAATTGTCAATTAAATTTATCATCCTTTTTCAAATTAAAAATGAAATCAACAAATTTTACAAATTGTAATTTACAAGAAGTGGATTTTACAGAAGCAGATTTTACAAATTCTAAATTTTGTAATTGTGATTTTAACAATGCTGTATTTAGTCGCACCACTTTAGATAAATGCGATTTTTCGACTTCATTTAATTTTATCATTGATGCAGAAAACAATAGAATTAAAAAAGCGAAATTTTCTATGAATAATATATTAGGTTTACTAAAAAAGTATGAAATTATAATTGATTAA
- the acs gene encoding acetate--CoA ligase, producing the protein MGKKTKKTIKDPNVFYPSDSIVSNANVKEYDKLYKRSIKDREGFWAEQAENLEWYKKWDKVLDESEKPFYKWFVGGKTNIVQNAIDRHLKTWRKNKIAIVWEGEPGDLRVFSYHALNREVTKFANILKSMGAKKGDIITIYMPQIPELVFAMLACAKIGAAHSVVYGGFSVEALAERIADAQSRILVTADGGWRRGKVNDLKGIVNEAIGRSPTIEACITVKRTGHEVYMESDRDFWFHDLASLPISNNKCETEVMDAEDMLFILYTSGTTGKPKGLVHTHGGYSVYTATTHKMVFDIKDEDRWWCAADPGWITGHSYIVYGPLINGTTIMMYEGAPNHPYPNRWWQMIEKYGITILYTSPTAIRGLMRFGNQWSKRHDLSSLRLLGSVGEPINPEAWKWYHNNIGNDKCPIMDTWWQTETGGFMITPLPITPLKPGSATKPFFGNEIAVVDENGKTVKNGEEGKLVIKNPWPGMARTVMGDPERFINTYWKDYEKQGWYKAGDSARIDEDGYVWIIGRIDDVIKVSGYRLGTAEIESALVSHPKVAEAAAIALPHELKGNAIHAYVILKANLKGDAELEKSLKDHVGHEMGPIAKPDSVTFVDSLPKTRSGKIMRRVLKARAQGLPEGDLTTIEE; encoded by the coding sequence ATGGGGAAAAAGACTAAAAAAACCATTAAAGATCCTAATGTGTTTTACCCAAGTGATTCAATAGTTTCAAACGCAAACGTAAAAGAATATGATAAACTTTATAAGAGATCTATAAAAGACAGAGAAGGATTTTGGGCTGAACAAGCCGAGAATTTAGAATGGTACAAAAAATGGGATAAAGTTCTTGATGAAAGTGAAAAACCGTTTTACAAATGGTTTGTCGGCGGCAAAACCAATATTGTTCAAAATGCAATTGATAGACATTTAAAAACTTGGCGTAAAAATAAAATTGCAATTGTTTGGGAAGGCGAACCTGGCGATTTAAGAGTTTTTTCATATCATGCATTAAATAGAGAAGTTACAAAATTTGCTAACATCTTAAAAAGTATGGGTGCAAAAAAAGGTGATATTATAACTATTTATATGCCACAAATTCCCGAGCTAGTTTTTGCAATGCTAGCTTGTGCAAAAATTGGAGCAGCTCACAGTGTTGTATATGGCGGATTTAGCGTTGAAGCTTTGGCGGAGAGAATTGCCGATGCACAAAGCAGAATTTTAGTTACTGCAGATGGCGGCTGGAGAAGAGGAAAAGTTAATGATTTAAAGGGAATTGTAAATGAAGCAATCGGCAGATCTCCAACCATTGAAGCATGTATAACAGTTAAACGAACGGGACACGAAGTTTATATGGAAAGTGATCGTGATTTTTGGTTTCACGATTTAGCATCTCTGCCAATCTCAAATAATAAATGTGAAACAGAAGTTATGGATGCGGAAGATATGTTGTTTATTCTTTATACATCCGGAACAACCGGCAAACCAAAAGGATTGGTTCACACACACGGTGGTTATTCTGTTTATACGGCAACAACTCATAAAATGGTTTTTGATATTAAAGATGAAGACAGATGGTGGTGTGCTGCTGATCCGGGATGGATTACTGGTCATAGTTATATTGTTTACGGTCCGTTAATTAACGGAACAACAATTATGATGTATGAGGGTGCGCCAAATCATCCGTATCCAAATAGATGGTGGCAGATGATTGAAAAATATGGAATTACAATTCTCTATACTTCACCAACAGCAATTAGAGGTTTAATGAGATTCGGAAATCAATGGTCAAAACGTCACGATCTTAGTTCGTTAAGATTACTAGGTTCCGTTGGTGAGCCAATAAATCCTGAAGCTTGGAAATGGTATCACAACAATATTGGAAATGATAAATGCCCCATTATGGATACTTGGTGGCAAACGGAAACAGGCGGATTTATGATAACTCCACTTCCGATTACACCTTTAAAACCCGGTTCTGCAACAAAACCATTTTTCGGAAATGAAATTGCAGTTGTTGATGAAAATGGAAAGACTGTTAAAAACGGTGAAGAAGGAAAACTTGTAATTAAAAATCCTTGGCCCGGAATGGCAAGAACCGTTATGGGTGATCCTGAAAGATTTATAAATACTTATTGGAAAGATTACGAAAAACAAGGCTGGTATAAAGCCGGAGATTCCGCAAGAATTGATGAAGACGGATATGTTTGGATAATCGGAAGAATTGACGATGTAATAAAAGTAAGCGGGTATCGTTTGGGAACTGCAGAAATCGAAAGTGCTCTTGTAAGTCATCCCAAAGTTGCTGAAGCTGCTGCTATTGCTTTACCTCATGAGCTAAAAGGAAATGCTATCCATGCTTATGTAATTTTGAAAGCAAATCTAAAAGGTGATGCTGAACTTGAAAAAAGTTTGAAGGATCACGTTGGGCATGAGATGGGTCCAATTGCAAAACCGGATTCGGTTACGTTTGTTGATTCGCTTCCTAAAACACGAAGTGGAAAAATAATGCGGAGAGTTTTAAAAGCACGTGCTCAAGGCTTACCGGAAGGTGATTTAACAACAATTGAAGAGTAA
- a CDS encoding DUF4212 domain-containing protein: MSQKNLKEYWQKNIRIVLILLSVWFLVSYVFSIFIVDVLNNFIIGGAKLGFWFAQQGSIYVFIILIFYYVQYMNKLDKKYDVHE; encoded by the coding sequence ATGTCTCAAAAAAACTTAAAAGAGTATTGGCAGAAAAATATTAGAATTGTATTGATTCTATTAAGTGTGTGGTTTTTAGTTTCTTATGTATTCAGCATTTTCATTGTTGATGTCTTAAACAATTTCATTATTGGCGGAGCTAAACTTGGCTTCTGGTTTGCACAACAAGGATCTATTTATGTATTTATTATTCTAATTTTTTATTACGTGCAGTATATGAATAAGCTTGATAAAAAATATGATGTGCATGAATAA
- a CDS encoding YtxH domain-containing protein, with product MLKGSLTNKGKILLIFSLVVISALFLISCDKAKDTVEDAKKTVEETTEKAVEATKDAAEKVGETTENIVDTVKTTVEKAAEKVEKVVEENQLIGVWQGKLDSRLTILSITSQDGNNFSGEITINYRNPINQEVKGTYNPETKALSMSDQLHSRYKGKYSGKLSADGKTYSGTFTTLVDKNSASFNLVKK from the coding sequence ATGTTAAAAGGAAGTTTAACAAATAAGGGTAAGATTTTGTTAATCTTTTCTTTAGTTGTTATCTCTGCTTTATTTTTAATTAGCTGTGATAAAGCAAAAGATACAGTTGAAGATGCTAAAAAAACTGTTGAGGAAACAACGGAGAAAGCTGTTGAAGCTACAAAAGATGCAGCAGAAAAAGTTGGTGAAACAACTGAAAATATAGTGGATACTGTAAAAACTACTGTTGAAAAAGCTGCCGAAAAAGTTGAAAAAGTAGTCGAGGAAAATCAACTTATTGGAGTTTGGCAAGGAAAACTTGATAGCAGATTAACTATTTTATCAATTACATCTCAAGATGGAAATAATTTTTCCGGAGAGATCACAATAAACTACAGAAATCCAATTAACCAAGAAGTAAAAGGAACATATAATCCAGAAACCAAAGCTTTGTCAATGTCAGATCAATTACACAGCAGGTATAAAGGAAAATATTCTGGAAAACTTTCAGCAGATGGAAAAACATATTCGGGAACTTTTACAACTTTAGTTGATAAAAATTCAGCAAGTTTTAATTTAGTTAAAAAATAA
- a CDS encoding ornithine carbamoyltransferase: MAFNLRNRNFLKLLDFTKEELNFLLELSKNLKAAKYGGYEEQKLKGKNIALIFEKSSTRTRCAFEVAAFDQGANVTYLGPSGSQIGHKESMKDTARVLGRMYDGIEYRGFGQSIVEELGKYAGVPVWNGLTDEFHPTQVLADFLTMLEHSNKPLSEISYCYLGDARNNMGNSLLVGGAIMGMDVRLCAPKENLPDKKLVDQCKEIAKKSGSKITLTSDVKVGVKGVDFLYTDVWVSMGEPKEVWEERIKLLKPYQINMKTIKATGNPNVKFMHCLPAFHNRETKMGEEIFQKFALDGMEVTEDVFESEHSIVFDEAENRLHTIKAIMVATLGS, from the coding sequence ATGGCATTTAATTTAAGAAACAGAAACTTTTTAAAACTTTTGGATTTTACAAAGGAAGAGTTAAACTTTTTATTAGAACTTTCAAAAAATTTAAAAGCCGCAAAGTATGGCGGATATGAAGAACAAAAATTAAAAGGAAAAAATATAGCTTTAATTTTTGAGAAATCATCCACAAGAACTAGATGCGCATTTGAAGTTGCCGCATTTGATCAAGGTGCAAATGTAACTTATTTGGGTCCAAGCGGCTCGCAGATTGGTCACAAAGAATCTATGAAAGATACCGCAAGAGTTTTGGGAAGAATGTATGATGGAATTGAATATCGCGGATTTGGACAAAGCATTGTTGAAGAATTGGGAAAATATGCTGGTGTTCCAGTTTGGAATGGATTAACTGATGAATTTCACCCGACTCAAGTTCTTGCGGATTTCTTGACAATGTTGGAACATTCCAATAAACCGCTTTCAGAAATTTCTTATTGTTATTTGGGCGATGCAAGAAATAATATGGGAAATTCACTTTTAGTTGGCGGAGCAATTATGGGAATGGATGTTAGACTTTGTGCGCCAAAAGAAAATTTACCCGATAAAAAACTTGTCGATCAATGTAAAGAAATTGCAAAAAAATCAGGATCAAAAATTACTTTAACCAGTGATGTTAAAGTTGGAGTTAAGGGAGTTGATTTTCTTTATACGGACGTTTGGGTTTCAATGGGTGAACCGAAAGAAGTTTGGGAAGAAAGAATTAAACTGCTCAAACCATATCAAATAAATATGAAAACAATAAAAGCAACCGGAAATCCAAATGTAAAATTTATGCATTGTCTTCCGGCATTTCATAATAGAGAAACAAAAATGGGCGAAGAAATTTTTCAAAAATTCGCATTAGACGGAATGGAAGTAACGGAAGATGTTTTTGAATCGGAACACTCAATTGTTTTTGATGAGGCAGAAAACAGACTTCACACAATTAAAGCAATTATGGTAGCAACCTTAGGTTCATAA
- a CDS encoding cation acetate symporter, producing MSVQIWTFIIVGLSFAIYIGIAFWSRAGSTKDFYVAGRGVHPIVNGMATAADWMSAASFISMAGLISFMGYDGSVYLMGWTGGYVLLALLLAPYLRKFGKFTVPDFIGDRYYSNIARTVAIIAAIVVSFTYVAGQMRGVGVVFARFLEVPINTGVYIGMAIVFIYAVIGGMKGITYTQVAQYCVLIFAYMVPAIFISLTLTGNVIPQFGLLGTESASGTYLLQKLDMLQRDLGFHEYTTGTKPMIDVFAITFALMVGTAGLPHVIVRFFTVPKVSDARKSAGWALLFIAILYTTAPAIAAFARTNLINTVSEKNYTEMPQWFKSWEGTGLIKFEDKNSDGKIQYVANKDANELNIDADIMVLANPEIANLPPWVIALVAAGGLAAALSTAAGLLLVISTSISHDLIKKQLKPNITEKQELMWARIGAIFAVVVAGYFGINPPGFVAATVALAFGFAAASFFPAIILGIFDKRMNKEGAISGMVVGLILMFFYMSVYKLGWFVDAIPPAGEWWFDISPEGFGTVAMFVNLIISLVVSRLTSPPPIEVQQIVEDIRIPRGAGSAQSH from the coding sequence ATGAGTGTTCAAATATGGACTTTTATTATTGTTGGATTGTCATTTGCAATTTATATTGGAATTGCATTTTGGTCAAGAGCTGGCTCTACTAAAGATTTTTACGTTGCCGGAAGAGGTGTTCATCCAATTGTAAACGGAATGGCAACGGCAGCGGATTGGATGTCAGCTGCTTCATTTATTTCAATGGCTGGTTTAATTTCCTTTATGGGTTATGATGGTTCGGTTTATCTTATGGGCTGGACTGGTGGATATGTTCTTCTCGCATTATTGCTTGCACCATATTTAAGAAAATTTGGAAAGTTTACTGTTCCGGATTTTATTGGCGATAGATATTATTCGAATATTGCAAGAACTGTCGCAATTATTGCTGCGATAGTTGTTTCATTCACTTACGTAGCCGGACAAATGCGAGGTGTTGGTGTTGTGTTTGCAAGGTTTTTGGAAGTTCCAATAAATACTGGTGTTTACATTGGAATGGCAATAGTTTTTATTTATGCTGTAATTGGAGGAATGAAGGGAATTACATATACGCAAGTTGCTCAATATTGTGTTTTGATTTTTGCTTATATGGTTCCAGCAATTTTTATTTCTTTAACCTTAACTGGAAATGTAATTCCACAATTTGGTTTATTGGGAACTGAAAGTGCATCCGGAACTTATCTATTACAAAAATTAGATATGCTTCAACGGGATTTGGGTTTTCATGAGTATACAACCGGAACAAAACCAATGATAGATGTTTTTGCAATAACATTTGCACTTATGGTTGGTACTGCCGGATTACCGCATGTAATTGTTAGATTTTTTACAGTTCCAAAAGTTTCAGATGCAAGAAAATCCGCCGGCTGGGCGCTTTTATTTATTGCAATTTTATATACAACTGCTCCGGCAATTGCTGCATTTGCCAGAACAAATTTAATAAATACGGTAAGTGAAAAAAATTATACCGAAATGCCGCAATGGTTTAAAAGCTGGGAAGGAACCGGATTAATAAAATTTGAAGATAAAAACAGTGACGGTAAAATTCAATACGTTGCAAATAAAGATGCAAATGAATTAAATATCGATGCGGATATTATGGTACTTGCAAATCCCGAAATTGCAAATCTTCCGCCATGGGTAATTGCACTTGTTGCAGCCGGAGGTTTGGCCGCAGCTTTATCCACAGCCGCTGGATTGCTATTGGTAATTTCAACATCAATTTCACATGATCTAATTAAAAAACAATTAAAACCAAACATAACAGAAAAACAAGAATTGATGTGGGCAAGAATTGGAGCAATTTTTGCAGTTGTTGTTGCCGGATATTTTGGCATTAATCCTCCTGGATTTGTTGCTGCAACAGTTGCATTGGCATTTGGTTTTGCTGCCGCATCGTTTTTTCCAGCAATAATTTTGGGAATATTTGATAAAAGAATGAATAAAGAAGGTGCCATATCGGGAATGGTTGTCGGATTAATTTTAATGTTCTTTTACATGTCGGTTTACAAATTAGGATGGTTTGTTGATGCAATTCCTCCGGCAGGCGAATGGTGGTTTGATATTTCTCCCGAAGGTTTTGGAACCGTTGCAATGTTTGTAAATTTAATTATTTCCCTTGTGGTTTCCAGATTAACATCTCCTCCGCCAATTGAAGTTCAGCAAATTGTTGAAGATATTAGAATTCCGCGCGGTGCTGGTTCTGCACAGAGTCATTAA
- a CDS encoding CBS domain-containing protein: MSNTIPHRIYDFLKEHPPFSFISKEELLRISKQIIIIYSENNDVIFHQGEKPPSFFYVVREGAVKLFNEFKDEKILIDVCDEGDIFGIRPLISADQPYTLTAIVSEEALIYKIPAELFLEIMKVNKNVENYFTSSFMGGIRNPYSKYSKQKVFLDSQISINDNFNFSEIQTIPISSKPITCGIETSIKNAALIMKENKVGSIVIVDENQKPIGIITDRDLRNKVVAGDFCSDCKIENIMSSPVISSDSNATVADLQILMIKNNIHHICITEDGTINSRMIGMISEHDILVLHGNNPSVFIREIKRAQNSNQLNQIRIKTEQLLKKYLQQEISITYITRIITEINNAINIKAIELIISELSKTGNDLPNVKWCWLALGSQGREEQLLRSDQDNALVFEDVEKSEYEKSKNYFLQLAKDVNDILKDCGFDYCPANVMASNPKWCLSLNEWNKQFENWIYIPGNKEVMYSTIFFDFQPIYGNFELAEIMADNIYQTLNNQESFLSFLAKNALENPPPLSFFRDFMVENNGEHKNEFDIKARAMMPLVDGARVLTLSARLKGINSTIKRFNKLAEIEPENKELFEQLADAYEIIIRFRTMQGLKHNNSGRYFKPDELNKMQRLILRNCFRPIKELQQILTVRFNLKMFR; the protein is encoded by the coding sequence ATGAGCAATACAATTCCTCATAGAATTTATGATTTTCTCAAAGAACATCCGCCATTTAGTTTTATTTCTAAAGAAGAATTATTAAGAATTTCTAAGCAAATAATTATCATATATTCCGAAAACAATGATGTAATTTTTCATCAAGGCGAAAAACCTCCAAGTTTTTTTTATGTTGTTCGCGAAGGAGCGGTAAAACTCTTTAATGAATTTAAAGATGAAAAAATTTTAATTGATGTTTGCGATGAAGGAGATATTTTTGGAATCAGACCGTTAATTTCCGCCGATCAGCCTTATACTTTAACCGCAATAGTTTCCGAAGAAGCCTTAATTTATAAAATTCCCGCCGAATTATTTTTAGAAATTATGAAAGTGAATAAGAATGTTGAAAATTATTTCACTTCATCATTTATGGGTGGAATTAGAAATCCATATTCAAAATACAGCAAACAAAAAGTATTTTTGGATTCACAAATTTCGATAAATGATAATTTCAATTTTTCTGAAATTCAAACAATTCCAATTAGCAGTAAACCAATTACTTGCGGAATTGAAACTTCAATTAAAAATGCCGCATTAATAATGAAGGAAAATAAAGTCGGCTCAATTGTAATTGTTGATGAAAACCAAAAGCCAATTGGAATTATAACAGATCGTGATTTAAGAAATAAAGTTGTTGCCGGAGATTTTTGTTCAGATTGTAAAATTGAAAATATAATGAGCAGTCCCGTTATAAGTTCTGATTCAAATGCAACAGTTGCTGATTTACAAATTTTGATGATCAAAAATAATATTCATCACATATGTATTACAGAAGATGGAACAATAAATTCAAGAATGATTGGAATGATTTCCGAACACGATATTTTGGTTTTACATGGAAATAATCCATCGGTATTTATTAGAGAAATTAAGCGAGCGCAAAATTCTAATCAATTAAATCAAATTAGAATTAAAACGGAACAGTTGTTAAAAAAATATCTTCAGCAAGAAATATCCATAACATATATAACAAGAATTATTACCGAAATTAATAACGCAATAAATATTAAAGCTATTGAATTGATAATTTCTGAATTATCAAAAACTGGAAATGATTTACCAAACGTAAAATGGTGTTGGCTCGCATTGGGAAGTCAAGGAAGAGAAGAACAGCTTTTGCGTTCCGATCAAGATAATGCTTTGGTGTTTGAAGATGTTGAAAAAAGTGAGTATGAAAAATCAAAAAATTATTTTCTTCAATTGGCAAAAGATGTAAATGATATTTTAAAAGATTGCGGATTTGATTATTGTCCCGCAAATGTAATGGCAAGCAATCCCAAATGGTGTTTATCACTAAATGAGTGGAACAAACAATTTGAAAATTGGATCTACATTCCCGGAAATAAGGAAGTAATGTACTCCACAATTTTTTTTGATTTTCAACCGATTTACGGAAACTTTGAACTTGCCGAAATAATGGCAGATAATATTTATCAAACATTAAATAACCAAGAAAGTTTTTTATCATTCTTAGCAAAAAATGCTCTGGAAAACCCTCCTCCATTAAGTTTCTTTAGAGATTTTATGGTAGAAAATAACGGAGAACATAAGAATGAGTTTGATATAAAAGCCCGTGCAATGATGCCGCTGGTTGACGGTGCAAGAGTTTTAACTTTATCTGCACGATTAAAAGGAATTAACAGCACAATAAAAAGATTTAATAAATTAGCAGAAATTGAACCTGAGAATAAAGAATTATTTGAACAGCTTGCTGATGCTTATGAAATAATTATCCGTTTCAGAACAATGCAAGGATTGAAACACAATAATTCTGGTAGATATTTTAAGCCGGATGAATTAAACAAAATGCAGCGATTAATACTTCGCAATTGTTTTAGACCAATTAAAGAACTTCAGCAAATTTTAACTGTTAGATTTAATTTAAAAATGTTTAGATGA
- a CDS encoding 3'-5' exonuclease, with protein MIFNFLKNKTSKKYPEFWKNYISLFEEKQNYKIPISQTDFVIIDVESTGLAFKKDKILSVGGLRIKNNQIDVSNTFEIYLEQDEFNPHAALVHGILKKSNSEKISEQDGIIKFLKFIKNDIIVGHSISFDISIINETINRNGGSKLLNKSIDTINLYKRIKGEDYKIDSSVSLDTISEEFKITKSDRHNAAGDALITAILFMKLISKLKKRGVTELESLLKNKRTLF; from the coding sequence ATGATTTTTAATTTCTTAAAAAATAAAACTTCAAAAAAATATCCGGAATTCTGGAAAAATTATATTTCTCTTTTTGAAGAAAAGCAAAATTATAAAATTCCAATTTCCCAAACTGACTTTGTAATTATTGATGTTGAATCAACCGGATTGGCTTTTAAGAAAGATAAAATTTTGTCAGTCGGCGGATTAAGAATAAAAAATAATCAAATTGATGTTTCAAACACTTTTGAAATTTATTTAGAGCAAGATGAGTTTAATCCCCATGCAGCTTTGGTTCACGGAATATTAAAGAAAAGTAATTCAGAAAAAATATCTGAGCAAGATGGAATTATAAAATTTTTAAAATTTATTAAAAACGATATAATTGTTGGACACAGCATTTCTTTTGATATTTCAATTATTAACGAAACAATAAATCGCAACGGTGGAAGTAAACTATTGAATAAATCAATTGACACAATTAATCTTTATAAAAGAATAAAAGGTGAAGATTACAAAATTGATAGCTCGGTTTCTTTAGATACAATTTCTGAAGAATTTAAAATTACAAAAAGTGATAGACACAATGCCGCCGGTGACGCACTAATAACCGCAATTTTATTTATGAAATTAATTTCTAAATTGAAGAAAAGAGGTGTTACTGAGTTAGAAAGTTTATTAAAAAATAAGAGAACTTTATTTTGA